In a single window of the Saccharothrix australiensis genome:
- a CDS encoding SMP-30/gluconolactonase/LRE family protein — MSVIRNALVCAVVLAALGPTGATAAGRGPTTITLPDGFRPEGIAISGQWAYFGSMGTGAVYRADLATGRGEQFARGTGTAAVGLEVDGRGRLFVAGGGGGDARVIDTRTGATLATYRFGTRSTFVNDVVVRPEAAWFTDSLTAVLYKVPFGRDGALPARAEVIRLSGDLVYRSGTNANGIESTPDGEALIVAQHNTGRLFRVDPATGATKAVTVQGGPLVNTDGLLREGTTLYVVENRVNRVATVRLDPTGAAGTLLGRVTDPRFDVPTTAAAHEDRLYLPNGRFTTTPTPDTPYTAVAIPKP, encoded by the coding sequence ATGTCGGTGATCCGCAACGCGCTGGTCTGCGCCGTCGTCCTGGCCGCGCTCGGCCCGACGGGTGCGACGGCGGCGGGACGGGGCCCCACGACGATCACCCTGCCCGACGGGTTCCGCCCGGAGGGCATCGCGATCAGCGGGCAGTGGGCCTACTTCGGCTCGATGGGCACGGGCGCCGTCTACCGGGCCGACCTGGCCACCGGGCGCGGCGAGCAGTTCGCCAGGGGCACCGGCACGGCGGCGGTCGGGCTGGAGGTCGACGGGCGCGGCCGGCTGTTCGTGGCCGGCGGCGGTGGCGGCGACGCGCGCGTGATCGACACCCGCACGGGCGCGACCCTGGCCACGTACCGGTTCGGCACGCGGTCGACGTTCGTCAACGACGTGGTGGTCAGGCCGGAGGCGGCGTGGTTCACCGACTCGCTCACGGCGGTGCTCTACAAGGTGCCGTTCGGGCGGGACGGTGCGCTGCCCGCGCGGGCCGAGGTGATCCGGCTCAGCGGCGACCTCGTGTACCGGTCGGGCACCAACGCCAACGGCATCGAGAGCACCCCGGACGGGGAGGCGCTGATCGTCGCGCAGCACAACACCGGCAGGCTGTTCCGGGTCGACCCGGCGACCGGCGCGACGAAGGCGGTGACCGTCCAGGGCGGTCCGCTGGTGAACACCGACGGGCTGCTGCGCGAGGGCACGACCCTCTACGTGGTGGAGAACCGGGTCAACCGGGTCGCGACCGTGCGGCTCGACCCGACGGGCGCGGCGGGGACGCTGCTGGGCCGGGTGACCGACCCGAGGTTCGACGTGCCGACCACGGCCGCCGCCCACGAGGACCGGCTGTACCTGCCGAACGGCCGGTTCACCACCACGCCGACGCCGGACACCCCGTACACGGCGGTGGCCATCCCCAAGCCCTGA
- a CDS encoding DEAD/DEAH box helicase — MVRGPSDVDTSVAGVVEARWGVRPEPAIARYGEPGWQWSPIPVEKRCPRCSGQLHGLYRAHPHRGKQQLQAAVVCVACPASFTLRELQLSQRSVLGELRPEAVARRAAEDAQLAALAREARAASRADRTPPRRPADHPAAADHPTPADHPTPADHPTPADHPATADHPAPVDHAAPAGHAAPAGHDEPVDHRAPRARAAPGGPDDRAEPDHAARPARRMSTTVMAARIRSILAGSEAVPTAQDDVPTLPPALVDALDREPVWWCKTTDPTLKPPPGVTGGRVIMPDRPEFDGLRALLTQEGVAHRSVRHWLEQETVSSLTDRLRATAWLSEVGGIVPEPCEPVADDRALAARLAFGLLWDLHEPEPAAPPDPTPVDRLVPPEWLPFLPFPLLNPAQAQAAPRILDGDAHLLVTAPTGAGKTAIGMLAVLKTILEEGRKAAWLVPQRSLTDELDRELESWRARGLRVERLSGEYAVDVERVRAADLWVATTEKFEAICRAASLQAALGEVGCLVVDEIHLLGTPGRGALLEALLARVRGADSPVRIVGLSATVSNAAEVAEWLEAELVATRWRPSRVTWQLPTVPAGSGYAANARLREQVVVDLTARHTAEQGSVLVFCGSKRNVRSTAMAIAADRGAPVHTVAADDVDGLTAVCAEVGVRLHYADYEHKHAAERAFRQREADVLVATSTVAAGVNLPARAVIVRDTAVGGETMDTSMVLQMFGRAGRIGAGETEGWSYLVVDEHQRAAWQTRLVAGYSVYSRIHESLPDHVLAEVLQGRITSRADAEAWWVETLAHAQGDDALQPVQDAVAFLLDEGHLVARPGGALAITDLGRLTARMMVSTHAGHRLRYALGLLPVPPDPDAAEDALTLVLSVAVRDLAAIPVPDQVRPAVATVIKAGGRTSRITHTASVKGLGSQTSTAPGDLARAGLLLATRSPHLFTRARTGRRVAAGIPLSTLHPVFEQAPRYLSWLAAQGALGTVHPWIAIVAADLDHRVRWRHLAPGRGAGRLLWLCEQMATRQRAAELVPEMWRSALGRGVRSPDWPPGRPPAECELDQAGYTALLRERATTATLALHDDRAVVGGTVAAVAVAWRGKQHGAATPTRSATEVPFPEPSPDAVDEPERGVAVFTRRGDYRATGWLSVYDAVADEADPAPPTPSRRGLGATPAQAGRTPRRGTGDRRSG; from the coding sequence GTGGTTCGCGGGCCGTCTGACGTCGACACGTCGGTCGCCGGGGTGGTCGAGGCCCGGTGGGGTGTCCGTCCCGAACCCGCCATCGCCCGGTACGGCGAGCCGGGCTGGCAGTGGTCGCCGATCCCGGTGGAGAAGCGGTGCCCCCGGTGCTCCGGGCAGCTGCACGGCCTCTACCGGGCGCACCCGCACCGGGGCAAGCAGCAGTTGCAGGCCGCCGTGGTGTGCGTGGCGTGCCCGGCGTCGTTCACGCTGCGCGAGTTGCAGCTGTCGCAGCGGTCGGTGCTGGGCGAGCTGCGGCCCGAGGCGGTCGCCCGCCGCGCCGCCGAGGACGCGCAGTTGGCGGCGCTGGCGCGGGAGGCCCGTGCCGCGAGCCGGGCCGACCGCACTCCCCCGCGCCGGCCGGCCGACCACCCGGCAGCAGCAGACCACCCGACACCAGCCGACCACCCGACACCGGCAGACCATCCGACACCGGCAGACCACCCGGCAACAGCAGACCACCCGGCACCGGTAGACCACGCGGCACCGGCAGGGCACGCGGCACCGGCAGGGCACGACGAACCGGTCGACCACCGCGCGCCTCGCGCCCGTGCCGCCCCCGGCGGGCCCGACGACCGCGCGGAGCCGGATCACGCCGCCCGCCCGGCGCGGCGCATGTCGACCACCGTCATGGCGGCCCGGATCAGGTCGATCCTGGCCGGCTCCGAGGCGGTGCCCACCGCGCAGGACGACGTGCCGACCCTGCCGCCCGCCCTGGTCGACGCGCTCGACCGGGAACCGGTGTGGTGGTGCAAGACCACCGACCCGACCCTGAAGCCGCCGCCCGGCGTCACCGGTGGCCGCGTGATCATGCCGGACCGCCCTGAGTTCGACGGCCTGCGCGCGCTGCTGACCCAGGAGGGCGTGGCGCACCGGTCGGTCCGGCACTGGCTGGAGCAGGAGACGGTCTCGTCGCTGACCGACCGCCTCCGGGCCACGGCCTGGCTGTCCGAGGTCGGCGGCATCGTCCCGGAGCCCTGCGAACCCGTCGCCGACGACCGGGCGCTGGCCGCGCGACTGGCGTTCGGGCTGCTGTGGGACCTGCACGAACCGGAGCCCGCCGCACCGCCCGACCCGACCCCGGTCGACCGGCTGGTGCCGCCCGAGTGGCTGCCGTTCCTGCCGTTCCCGCTGCTCAACCCGGCGCAGGCGCAGGCGGCGCCCCGCATCCTGGACGGCGACGCGCACCTGCTGGTCACCGCGCCCACCGGCGCGGGCAAGACCGCGATCGGGATGCTCGCGGTGCTCAAGACCATCCTGGAGGAGGGCCGCAAGGCGGCGTGGCTGGTGCCGCAGCGGTCGCTGACCGACGAGCTGGACCGGGAGCTGGAGTCGTGGCGCGCCCGCGGCCTGCGGGTGGAGCGGCTGTCCGGCGAGTACGCGGTCGACGTCGAACGGGTCCGGGCGGCGGACCTGTGGGTGGCCACGACGGAGAAGTTCGAGGCGATCTGCCGGGCCGCGTCGCTCCAGGCCGCGCTGGGCGAGGTCGGCTGCCTGGTGGTCGACGAGATCCACCTGCTGGGCACGCCCGGCCGGGGCGCGCTGCTGGAGGCGCTGCTGGCGCGGGTGCGTGGCGCGGACTCGCCGGTGCGGATCGTCGGCCTGTCGGCGACGGTGTCCAACGCCGCCGAGGTCGCCGAGTGGCTGGAGGCGGAGCTGGTCGCGACCCGCTGGCGGCCGTCGCGGGTGACGTGGCAGCTGCCGACCGTGCCCGCCGGCTCCGGGTACGCCGCGAACGCCCGGCTGCGGGAGCAGGTGGTGGTCGACCTGACCGCCCGGCACACCGCCGAGCAAGGCAGCGTCCTGGTGTTCTGCGGCTCCAAGCGGAACGTGCGGTCCACCGCGATGGCGATCGCCGCCGACCGGGGCGCGCCCGTGCACACCGTGGCCGCCGACGACGTCGACGGCCTGACCGCGGTGTGCGCGGAGGTCGGCGTCCGCCTGCACTACGCCGACTACGAGCACAAGCACGCCGCCGAACGGGCGTTCCGGCAGCGGGAGGCCGACGTCCTCGTCGCCACGTCCACCGTCGCGGCGGGCGTCAACCTGCCCGCCCGCGCGGTGATCGTGCGGGACACCGCGGTCGGCGGCGAGACGATGGACACCTCGATGGTGCTCCAGATGTTCGGCCGCGCCGGGCGCATCGGCGCGGGCGAGACCGAGGGCTGGTCGTACCTGGTGGTGGACGAGCACCAGCGCGCGGCGTGGCAGACCCGGCTGGTGGCCGGGTACTCGGTGTACTCGCGCATCCACGAGAGCCTGCCCGACCACGTGCTGGCCGAGGTGCTCCAGGGCCGGATCACCAGCCGGGCCGACGCCGAGGCGTGGTGGGTGGAGACCCTGGCCCACGCCCAGGGCGACGACGCGCTGCAACCCGTGCAGGACGCGGTGGCGTTCCTGCTCGACGAGGGGCACCTGGTCGCGCGGCCGGGCGGCGCGCTCGCGATCACCGACCTGGGCCGCCTCACCGCGCGCATGATGGTGTCCACGCACGCCGGCCACCGCCTGCGCTACGCGCTGGGCCTGCTGCCCGTCCCGCCGGACCCGGACGCCGCCGAGGACGCGCTGACCCTGGTGCTGTCGGTCGCGGTGCGCGACCTCGCCGCGATCCCGGTGCCCGACCAGGTGCGCCCGGCCGTGGCGACGGTGATCAAGGCGGGCGGCCGGACGTCCCGGATCACGCACACGGCGTCGGTGAAGGGCCTCGGCTCGCAGACGTCGACCGCGCCCGGCGACCTGGCCCGCGCGGGGCTGCTGCTGGCGACCCGCTCGCCGCACCTGTTCACGCGCGCCAGGACCGGCCGCCGGGTCGCGGCGGGCATCCCGCTGTCCACCCTGCACCCGGTGTTCGAGCAGGCGCCGCGCTACCTGTCGTGGCTGGCGGCGCAGGGCGCGCTGGGCACCGTGCACCCGTGGATCGCGATCGTCGCGGCCGACCTGGACCACCGCGTGCGCTGGCGGCACCTCGCGCCGGGGCGCGGCGCGGGCCGGCTGCTGTGGCTGTGCGAGCAGATGGCGACCCGGCAGCGGGCGGCCGAGCTGGTGCCGGAGATGTGGCGGTCCGCGCTGGGCCGGGGCGTCCGCTCCCCCGACTGGCCGCCCGGCCGCCCGCCCGCCGAGTGCGAGCTGGACCAGGCCGGCTACACGGCCCTGCTGCGCGAACGCGCCACCACCGCCACCCTGGCCCTCCACGACGACCGGGCGGTGGTCGGCGGGACGGTCGCGGCGGTGGCCGTCGCGTGGCGCGGCAAGCAGCACGGGGCGGCCACGCCGACGAGGTCGGCCACCGAGGTGCCGTTCCCCGAGCCGTCACCCGACGCGGTGGACGAGCCGGAGCGGGGCGTGGCGGTGTTCACGCGGCGCGGCGACTACCGGGCCACCGGCTGGCTGTCGGTGTACGACGCCGTGGCGGACGAGGCCGATCCGGCACCGCCGACGCCGTCGCGGCGCGGGCTCGGCGCGACGCCCGCGCAGGCGGGTCGGACGCCACGACGCGGCACGGGTGACCGCCGGTCGGGATGA
- a CDS encoding siderophore-interacting protein has product MAERSRIKSGRVLRTEQLTPHMVRVVLGGDGLAGFEVGPFTDSYVKLQFPQEGVTYPEPFDLSVIRESVPREQWPRSRTYTVRRWDAEARELWIDFVTHGDSGVAGPWATAARPGDVLHFAGPGGGYAPDVTADWHLLAGDESAWPAIAAALDALPADAVVRVFAEVDGPEDEQDAPFDVTWLHRAGRPRGEALVAAVRALEFPPGRPHVFVHGEANAVKDLRGHLRLERGLPRERLSISGYWRLGKDEDGWQAGKSDWNRQVEQEQEQRV; this is encoded by the coding sequence ATGGCGGAGCGGTCCCGGATCAAGAGCGGTCGTGTGCTGCGCACCGAACAGCTGACGCCGCACATGGTCAGGGTCGTGCTCGGCGGTGACGGGTTGGCGGGGTTCGAGGTGGGGCCGTTCACCGACAGCTACGTCAAGCTCCAGTTCCCGCAGGAGGGCGTGACCTACCCGGAGCCGTTCGACCTGTCGGTGATCCGCGAGTCGGTGCCGCGCGAGCAGTGGCCGCGCAGCCGCACCTACACCGTGCGCCGCTGGGACGCCGAGGCCCGCGAGCTGTGGATCGACTTCGTCACGCACGGCGACAGCGGGGTGGCCGGGCCGTGGGCGACCGCCGCCCGACCGGGTGACGTGCTGCACTTCGCCGGGCCGGGCGGCGGCTACGCGCCGGACGTGACGGCCGACTGGCACCTGCTGGCCGGCGACGAGAGCGCGTGGCCCGCCATCGCGGCGGCGTTGGACGCGCTGCCCGCCGACGCCGTGGTGCGGGTCTTCGCCGAGGTCGACGGCCCCGAGGACGAGCAGGACGCGCCGTTCGACGTGACGTGGCTGCACCGCGCCGGCCGGCCGCGCGGCGAGGCGCTGGTGGCGGCCGTGCGCGCCCTGGAGTTCCCGCCCGGCCGACCGCACGTGTTCGTGCACGGCGAGGCCAACGCGGTCAAGGACCTGCGCGGCCACCTGCGGCTGGAGCGCGGGCTGCCGCGCGAGCGGCTGTCCATCTCCGGCTACTGGCGGCTGGGCAAGGACGAGGACGGCTGGCAGGCGGGCAAGTCCGACTGGAACCGGCAGGTCGAGCAGGAGCAGGAGCAGCGGGTCTGA